A DNA window from Citrobacter tructae contains the following coding sequences:
- the hisP gene encoding histidine ABC transporter ATP-binding protein HisP, which yields MSENKLNVIDLHKHYGEHEVLKGVSLQANAGDVISIIGSSGSGKSTFLRCINFLEKPSAGSIVVSGQNIGLVRDKDGQLKVADKNQLRLLRTRLTMVFQHFNLWSHMTVLENVMEAPIQVLGLSKQEARERAVKYLAKVGIDERAQGKYPVHLSGGQQQRVSIARALAMEPEVLLFDEPTSALDPELVGEVLRIMQQLAEEGKTMVVVTHEMGFARHVSTHVIFLHQGKIEEEGNPEQVFGNPQSPRLQQFLKGSLK from the coding sequence ATGTCTGAGAATAAATTAAACGTTATCGATTTACACAAACACTACGGCGAACATGAAGTGCTGAAAGGGGTATCGCTGCAGGCTAATGCGGGCGATGTTATCAGTATTATTGGCTCGTCAGGTTCCGGTAAAAGTACCTTCCTGCGCTGCATTAACTTTCTCGAAAAACCGAGCGCTGGGTCGATTGTGGTCAGCGGTCAGAATATTGGCCTGGTACGCGACAAAGATGGCCAGCTTAAGGTGGCGGACAAAAATCAGCTGCGTCTGCTGCGCACGCGCCTGACCATGGTCTTTCAGCATTTTAACCTGTGGAGCCACATGACGGTGCTGGAAAATGTTATGGAAGCGCCCATTCAGGTGTTGGGGCTGAGCAAGCAGGAAGCCCGCGAGCGCGCGGTGAAATATCTGGCAAAAGTGGGTATTGATGAACGCGCACAGGGTAAATATCCGGTGCATCTGTCCGGTGGTCAGCAACAGCGTGTCTCCATTGCGCGCGCGCTGGCGATGGAGCCCGAAGTGCTGCTTTTTGATGAACCGACGTCAGCGCTTGATCCAGAGCTGGTAGGTGAAGTGTTGCGTATAATGCAACAGTTGGCCGAAGAGGGGAAAACCATGGTGGTCGTCACCCACGAAATGGGGTTTGCCCGTCATGTCTCCACGCACGTGATTTTCCTGCATCAGGGGAAAATTGAAGAAGAAGGCAACCCGGAGCAGGTCTTCGGCAACCCGCAAAGCCCACGCTTACAGCAGTTCCTTAAAGGATCGCTGAAATAA
- the yfcG gene encoding GSH-dependent disulfide bond oxidoreductase, whose product MIDLYYTPTPNGHKITLFLEEAQLQYRLIHIDISKGHQFHPDFLQISPNNKIPAIIDSAPEDGGRPISLFESGEILLYLAEKSGKLLSGELRERHTTLQWLFWQVSGLGPMLGQNHHFNHFAPQTIPYAIERYQVETQRLYNVMNKRLETSPWLGGDHYSIADIACWPWINAHQRQRIDLDNYPAVNNWYERIRTRPATERAMQHTQSEKR is encoded by the coding sequence ATGATTGACCTCTACTACACCCCTACGCCCAACGGCCACAAAATCACGCTGTTTCTCGAAGAGGCGCAGTTGCAATACCGTCTGATTCATATCGATATCAGCAAAGGGCATCAATTTCATCCTGATTTTCTGCAAATCTCGCCGAATAATAAAATCCCGGCCATTATCGACAGCGCACCGGAAGACGGCGGGAGGCCAATCAGCCTGTTTGAATCGGGTGAAATTTTACTCTACCTGGCGGAGAAGAGCGGCAAGCTGCTCAGCGGCGAATTGCGCGAACGCCACACCACGTTGCAGTGGCTGTTCTGGCAGGTTAGCGGTCTGGGTCCCATGCTAGGCCAGAATCATCATTTCAATCACTTCGCGCCGCAGACTATCCCTTACGCTATTGAACGATATCAGGTTGAAACCCAGCGGTTGTACAACGTGATGAACAAACGTCTGGAAACATCCCCCTGGCTGGGTGGCGATCACTACAGCATTGCGGATATTGCCTGCTGGCCGTGGATTAATGCCCACCAGCGTCAACGCATCGATCTCGACAATTATCCGGCGGTCAATAACTGGTACGAACGCATTCGTACACGGCCCGCCACGGAACGTGCGATGCAGCACACTCAGAGTGAGAAGAGGTAA
- the dacC gene encoding serine-type D-Ala-D-Ala carboxypeptidase, translating into MTQYFSSLRSLAAGSALLILLAPTVQAAEQPTAPPSVDARAWILMDYASGKVLAEGNADEKLDPASLTKIMTSYVVGQALKAGKINLNDMVTVGKDAWATGNPALRGSSVMFLKPGDQVAVSDLNKGVIIQSGNDACIALADYVAGSQESFIGLMNGYAQKLGLTNTTFQTVHGLDAAGQFSTARDMALLGKALIHDVPEEYAIHKEKEFTFNKIRQPNRNRLLWSTNLNVDGMKTGTTAGAGYNLVASATQGDMRLISVVLGAKTDRIRFNESEKLLTWGFRFFETVTPIKPDATFVTQRVWFGDKSEVNLGAGEAGSVTIPRGQLKNLKASFTLTEPQLTAPLKKGQVVGTIDFQLNGKSIEQRPLMVMEAVEEGGFFSRMWDFVMMKFHQWFGGWFS; encoded by the coding sequence ATGACGCAATACTTCTCTTCACTTCGCAGCTTGGCTGCGGGTTCTGCACTCTTAATCCTTTTGGCGCCGACCGTACAGGCGGCGGAGCAACCAACGGCTCCACCGAGCGTGGACGCGCGAGCATGGATCCTGATGGATTACGCCAGCGGGAAGGTGCTGGCTGAAGGTAATGCTGATGAGAAATTGGATCCTGCCAGTCTGACCAAGATCATGACCAGCTATGTGGTCGGCCAGGCGTTGAAGGCCGGGAAAATTAACCTGAATGACATGGTTACCGTGGGCAAAGATGCCTGGGCGACCGGTAATCCGGCCCTGCGTGGTTCTTCGGTGATGTTCCTCAAGCCCGGTGATCAGGTGGCGGTGTCCGATCTGAACAAAGGCGTTATCATTCAGTCGGGTAATGATGCTTGTATTGCGCTGGCGGATTACGTCGCCGGGAGCCAGGAATCATTTATTGGCTTGATGAATGGCTATGCGCAAAAACTGGGACTGACCAATACCACCTTCCAGACCGTGCATGGACTAGATGCAGCAGGGCAATTCAGTACCGCGCGTGACATGGCGCTGCTCGGGAAGGCGCTAATCCACGATGTACCGGAAGAGTACGCCATCCATAAAGAGAAAGAGTTTACCTTTAACAAAATTCGCCAGCCGAACCGCAACCGTCTGCTGTGGAGCACCAACCTGAACGTGGATGGAATGAAAACGGGTACTACGGCAGGGGCGGGTTACAACCTGGTGGCTTCCGCGACCCAGGGCGATATGCGCCTGATCTCCGTGGTGCTGGGGGCGAAAACTGACCGTATTCGTTTTAATGAGTCAGAAAAACTGCTGACCTGGGGCTTTCGCTTCTTTGAAACCGTCACGCCGATTAAACCAGATGCTACTTTCGTGACTCAGCGCGTGTGGTTTGGTGATAAGAGCGAAGTGAATTTGGGCGCCGGGGAAGCGGGTTCTGTGACTATTCCGCGCGGTCAGCTCAAAAACCTGAAAGCCAGCTTTACCCTGACTGAACCGCAGTTAACCGCGCCGCTGAAGAAGGGTCAGGTCGTCGGGACTATCGACTTCCAGTTGAATGGGAAATCCATCGAGCAGCGTCCGTTGATGGTGATGGAGGCCGTTGAAGAAGGCGGTTTCTTTAGCCGGATGTGGGATTTTGTGATGATGAAATTCCACCAGTGGTTTGGTGGCTGGTTCTCTTAA
- the hisM gene encoding histidine ABC transporter permease HisM: MIEIIQEYWKSLLWTDGYRFTGVAITLWLLISSVVMGGILALFLAIGRVSSNKFIQFPIWLFTYIFRGTPLYVQLLVFYSGMYTLEIVKGTDLLNAFFRSGLNCTVLALTLNTCAYTTEIFAGAIRSVPHGEIEAARAYGFSSFKMYRCIILPSALRIALPAYSNEVILMLHSTALAFTATVPDLLKIARDINSATYQPFTAFGIAAVLYLMISYVLISLFRKAEKRWLQHVSSKTH; the protein is encoded by the coding sequence GTGATTGAGATTATTCAGGAATACTGGAAATCCCTGCTGTGGACCGACGGCTACCGTTTTACCGGCGTGGCGATCACCCTGTGGTTGCTGATCTCATCCGTGGTGATGGGCGGGATTTTGGCGTTGTTTTTAGCGATTGGTCGCGTATCCAGCAATAAGTTTATCCAGTTTCCCATTTGGCTATTTACTTATATTTTTCGTGGGACGCCGCTTTACGTTCAGCTACTGGTGTTTTATTCCGGGATGTACACGCTGGAGATCGTGAAAGGGACGGACCTGCTCAACGCGTTTTTCCGCAGCGGCCTTAATTGCACCGTGCTGGCATTAACGCTGAATACCTGCGCTTATACCACCGAGATCTTTGCCGGGGCCATCCGTTCGGTGCCTCACGGTGAGATTGAAGCTGCGCGCGCCTACGGTTTTTCTTCATTCAAAATGTATCGCTGCATTATTTTGCCTTCCGCATTGCGTATTGCACTGCCTGCGTACAGCAATGAGGTTATTTTAATGCTGCACTCCACGGCGCTGGCCTTTACGGCAACGGTGCCGGATCTGTTGAAAATTGCTCGCGATATCAACTCGGCGACATACCAGCCGTTTACCGCCTTCGGGATTGCTGCCGTGCTGTATTTGATGATTTCGTATGTCCTGATCAGTCTGTTCCGTAAAGCGGAAAAACGCTGGTTGCAGCATGTATCCTCTAAAACGCACTGA
- a CDS encoding TIGR01777 family oxidoreductase translates to MQILITGGTGLIGRHLIPRLLELGHQITVVTRTPDKASQILDSRVTLWKGLEGRPNLNGIDAIVNLAGEPIADKRWTAEQKERLCQSRWGITQKLVDLIKASDAPPAVLISGSAAGYYGDLGEVVVTEEEPPHNEFTHKLCAQWEQIACGAQSDHTRVCLLRTGVVLASAGGILGKMVPPFRLGLGGPIGNGRQYLAWIHIDDMVNAIIWLLDNDLRGPFNMVSPYPVRNEQFAHALGHALNRPAVLRVPATAMRLLMGESSVLVLGGQRALPKRLEASGFAFRWYDLEEALADVIR, encoded by the coding sequence ATGCAGATTCTGATTACCGGCGGTACTGGCCTGATTGGACGCCATTTGATCCCCCGCCTGCTGGAGCTGGGACATCAGATAACCGTGGTAACACGCACGCCTGATAAGGCCAGTCAGATTCTAGACTCCCGGGTTACGCTCTGGAAAGGGCTGGAGGGCAGGCCCAACCTCAATGGCATCGACGCTATCGTTAACCTTGCCGGAGAACCCATCGCCGATAAGCGCTGGACGGCTGAGCAAAAGGAGCGTTTGTGCCAGAGTCGTTGGGGAATTACCCAGAAATTGGTCGATTTAATCAAAGCCAGCGATGCGCCGCCTGCAGTGTTAATCTCCGGCTCTGCCGCCGGATACTACGGCGATTTAGGTGAAGTCGTCGTTACGGAAGAGGAACCACCGCACAACGAGTTTACCCACAAGCTGTGCGCCCAGTGGGAACAGATCGCCTGCGGTGCGCAAAGCGATCACACGCGCGTCTGCCTACTACGAACCGGCGTCGTGCTGGCGTCGGCTGGCGGGATCCTGGGGAAAATGGTCCCACCGTTTCGCCTTGGTCTGGGTGGCCCCATCGGCAACGGGCGTCAGTATCTGGCCTGGATCCATATTGATGATATGGTCAACGCGATCATCTGGCTGCTGGATAACGATTTGCGCGGTCCCTTCAATATGGTCTCGCCGTATCCGGTACGTAACGAGCAGTTTGCCCATGCGCTGGGCCATGCTCTGAATCGCCCAGCCGTCTTGCGTGTTCCCGCCACGGCTATGCGATTGCTGATGGGAGAGTCTTCGGTGTTGGTCCTCGGTGGCCAGCGCGCATTACCCAAGCGCCTGGAAGCATCTGGTTTTGCGTTTCGCTGGTATGACTTAGAGGAAGCGCTGGCTGACGTCATTCGATAA
- a CDS encoding GNAT family N-acetyltransferase, producing the protein MAIITTPRLTLSPFQPTDWPFFLRLRESPDIMRFMGNISPAKETRLLFARRLNAPHTFVIRQHHDATPLGDIGLQISHLYPQEADIGYVIIPEAQGKGIASEAVRAVCEYAFQHAGVTAINAYVLADNKGSVRILEKTGFVRTQVLEQAYEVNGVRYDDWVYRLECSKS; encoded by the coding sequence ATGGCGATAATTACCACCCCGCGACTTACCCTTTCCCCGTTTCAACCGACTGACTGGCCGTTTTTCCTGCGGCTGCGCGAAAGCCCGGACATCATGCGTTTTATGGGCAATATCTCCCCGGCAAAAGAAACGCGCCTGCTGTTCGCCCGGCGGCTGAATGCGCCACACACTTTCGTCATCCGCCAACATCATGACGCCACCCCGCTGGGTGATATTGGCTTGCAGATTAGCCATCTTTACCCGCAGGAAGCCGACATTGGTTACGTCATCATTCCAGAGGCACAGGGAAAAGGTATCGCAAGCGAGGCCGTGCGCGCAGTGTGCGAGTATGCCTTTCAGCACGCTGGCGTAACGGCAATCAACGCGTACGTACTGGCAGACAATAAAGGCTCCGTGCGCATACTGGAGAAAACCGGTTTTGTGCGCACCCAGGTGCTTGAACAAGCGTATGAAGTGAATGGCGTGCGTTATGACGACTGGGTTTATCGTCTGGAGTGCAGCAAGTCGTAA
- the argT gene encoding lysine/arginine/ornithine ABC transporter substrate-binding protein ArgT gives MKKTVLALSLLVGLSATAASYAALPQTVRIGTDTTYAPFSSKDAKGDFVGFDIDLGNEMCKRMQIKCTWVASDFDALIPSLKAKKIDAIISSLSITEKRQQEIAFSDKLYAADSRLIAAKGSPIQPTLDSLKGKHVGVLQGSTQEAYANDTWRSKGVDVVAYANQDLIYSDLTAGRLDAALQDEVAASEGFLKQPAGKDYDFAGPSVKDKKYFGDGTGIGLRKDDAELKAAFDKALGELRKDGTYDKMAKKYFTFNVYGD, from the coding sequence ATGAAGAAGACGGTACTTGCTTTGTCTTTGCTGGTAGGACTTTCCGCAACCGCGGCCAGCTACGCAGCGCTTCCGCAGACAGTTCGTATTGGTACAGATACCACCTACGCTCCTTTTTCTTCTAAAGATGCCAAAGGCGATTTTGTCGGCTTTGATATCGATCTCGGAAATGAGATGTGTAAGCGTATGCAGATAAAATGTACCTGGGTTGCCAGTGACTTTGATGCGCTGATCCCCTCCCTGAAAGCGAAGAAAATCGATGCCATCATCTCCTCGCTTTCCATCACCGAGAAGCGCCAGCAAGAGATCGCTTTCTCAGACAAGCTTTACGCAGCAGACTCGCGTCTGATTGCCGCGAAAGGTTCACCAATCCAGCCAACTCTTGATTCGCTGAAGGGGAAACATGTTGGCGTACTGCAAGGCTCCACCCAGGAAGCCTATGCTAACGATACCTGGCGCAGCAAAGGCGTGGATGTGGTGGCCTATGCGAACCAAGATCTTATCTATTCTGACCTGACGGCAGGGCGCCTGGATGCCGCGTTGCAGGACGAAGTCGCAGCCAGCGAAGGGTTCCTGAAACAACCTGCAGGTAAGGACTACGATTTTGCAGGTCCTTCGGTAAAAGACAAAAAATACTTTGGTGACGGAACCGGGATTGGCTTGCGCAAAGATGATGCTGAGCTGAAAGCCGCGTTTGATAAAGCGCTGGGCGAGCTGCGCAAAGACGGCACCTACGACAAAATGGCGAAAAAGTACTTTACCTTTAATGTCTACGGCGACTGA
- the yfcF gene encoding glutathione transferase encodes MSKPAITLWSDANFFSPYVLSVYVALQEKGLPFMLKTVDLSAGEHLQPAWQGYALTRRVPVLEIDGFELSESSAIAEFLEDRFAPPQWERIYPHDLQKRARARQVQAWIRSDLMPIREERSTDVVFAGVKKGPLSEGGKASAEKLFATAGSLLAHGKQNLFGEWCIADCDLALMINRLVLNGDDVPQALADYATFQWQRASVQRFIALSAKRSC; translated from the coding sequence ATGAGCAAACCTGCAATTACGCTGTGGTCAGATGCCAACTTTTTCTCCCCGTATGTATTGTCTGTGTATGTTGCTCTGCAAGAGAAGGGGCTGCCTTTTATGCTGAAAACCGTCGATCTCAGCGCTGGCGAGCATTTACAACCCGCATGGCAAGGGTATGCGTTGACGCGCCGTGTACCGGTTCTTGAAATCGACGGTTTTGAACTGAGCGAATCCTCGGCCATCGCTGAATTTTTGGAAGATCGTTTCGCGCCGCCGCAATGGGAGCGAATCTACCCGCACGATCTGCAAAAACGTGCGCGGGCTCGCCAGGTTCAGGCGTGGATCCGTAGCGATCTGATGCCTATCCGTGAAGAGCGCTCAACGGATGTGGTTTTTGCTGGCGTGAAGAAAGGCCCGTTGAGCGAGGGAGGAAAAGCCAGCGCGGAAAAACTGTTCGCCACTGCGGGCAGTTTACTGGCTCACGGGAAACAGAATTTATTTGGCGAATGGTGTATCGCTGATTGCGACTTAGCGCTAATGATTAATCGCTTGGTGCTAAACGGTGATGACGTTCCACAGGCGTTAGCCGACTACGCCACCTTCCAGTGGCAGCGGGCGTCGGTACAACGTTTTATCGCGCTTTCAGCGAAGCGTTCCTGCTGA
- a CDS encoding glutathione S-transferase family protein has translation MITLWGRNNSTNVKKVLWTLEELELPYSQILAGGKHGINHDADYLAMNPNGLVPLLRDDETDVLLWESNTIVRYLAAQYGQKRLWIDAPAKRAVGEKWMDWANQTLSPAHRVILFGLVRTPAEQRDQAAIDAGVKVCDNLFAMLDNALADQPWFSGAEFGPGDIAIAPFIYNLFNVGLSWTERPHLERWYQQLTERPAFQKAVMIPVS, from the coding sequence ATGATTACACTGTGGGGTCGCAATAACTCGACCAACGTGAAAAAAGTGTTGTGGACGCTCGAAGAGCTGGAACTGCCGTATAGCCAAATACTGGCGGGTGGGAAGCACGGTATTAACCACGATGCCGACTACCTGGCGATGAATCCAAACGGTCTGGTCCCCCTGCTACGCGATGATGAAACTGACGTTTTACTGTGGGAATCCAATACCATCGTTCGCTATCTGGCCGCCCAGTACGGGCAAAAACGGTTGTGGATCGATGCTCCGGCAAAACGTGCAGTAGGCGAAAAATGGATGGACTGGGCCAACCAGACGTTAAGTCCTGCCCATCGGGTTATCTTATTTGGCCTGGTCAGAACACCGGCGGAACAACGCGACCAGGCGGCTATTGACGCGGGCGTGAAGGTTTGCGACAACCTGTTTGCCATGCTCGACAACGCGCTGGCCGACCAACCGTGGTTCTCCGGGGCCGAGTTTGGGCCCGGCGATATCGCCATCGCGCCGTTTATCTACAACCTGTTTAACGTTGGCCTGAGCTGGACCGAGCGCCCTCACCTTGAGCGCTGGTATCAGCAGCTTACCGAACGTCCGGCGTTCCAGAAAGCGGTGATGATCCCGGTCAGCTAA
- the yfcE gene encoding phosphodiesterase has translation MKLMFASDIHGSLPATERVIELFAHSGAQWLVILGDILNHGPRNALPQGYAPAQVADRLNEQAARIIAVRGNCDSEVDQMLLHFPITAPWQQILTENQRLFLTHGHLFGPENLPALNAGDVLIYGHTHLPVAEKRGDIYHFNPGSVSIPKGGFTASYGILDDNVLSVMALNDQSIIAQAEINP, from the coding sequence ATGAAACTGATGTTCGCATCGGACATTCATGGGTCGTTGCCAGCCACGGAGCGCGTGATTGAATTGTTTGCCCACAGTGGGGCGCAATGGCTGGTGATATTGGGTGATATTTTAAACCACGGTCCGCGTAATGCGCTGCCACAAGGCTATGCGCCTGCGCAGGTTGCCGACCGTTTGAACGAGCAGGCCGCACGTATTATTGCGGTGCGCGGCAATTGCGACAGCGAAGTGGATCAGATGCTCCTGCATTTTCCAATAACCGCGCCGTGGCAGCAGATTCTGACGGAAAACCAGCGGCTCTTTTTGACGCACGGACACCTTTTTGGTCCGGAAAACCTCCCGGCACTCAACGCGGGCGATGTGCTGATTTACGGGCATACGCACCTGCCGGTTGCCGAGAAGCGTGGCGATATTTATCACTTTAACCCCGGTTCGGTCAGTATTCCGAAGGGAGGTTTTACGGCAAGCTACGGGATTCTGGATGATAATGTTCTCAGCGTAATGGCACTCAATGATCAAAGTATCATTGCACAGGCCGAGATTAATCCGTAA
- a CDS encoding histidine ABC transporter permease HisQ produces the protein MLYGFSGVILQGAIVTLELALSSVVLAVLIGLVGAGAKLSQSRAMGLIFEGYTTLIRGVPDLVLMLLIFYGLQIALNSITDAVGISQIDIDPMVAGIITLGFIYGAYFTETFRGAFMAVPRGHIEAATAFGFTSSQIFRRIMFPAMMRYALPGIGNNWQVILKATALVSLLGLEDVVKATQLAGKSTWEPFYFAVVCGVIYLVFTTVSNGVLLYLERRYSVGVKRADL, from the coding sequence ATGTTGTATGGCTTTTCAGGTGTTATTTTACAGGGCGCAATTGTTACGCTTGAGCTGGCTCTCAGCTCAGTGGTACTGGCGGTTCTGATAGGTCTTGTCGGCGCGGGTGCAAAGCTGTCGCAAAGCCGGGCAATGGGGCTTATTTTCGAAGGGTATACGACGTTGATTCGCGGAGTACCCGATCTCGTCTTAATGTTGCTCATTTTCTACGGATTACAAATCGCACTTAACTCCATTACTGACGCAGTTGGTATCAGCCAGATTGATATCGATCCGATGGTGGCGGGGATTATCACGCTTGGTTTTATCTACGGGGCCTATTTTACCGAAACTTTCCGTGGCGCGTTTATGGCGGTTCCCAGAGGCCATATTGAAGCAGCGACAGCGTTCGGTTTTACCAGCTCACAGATTTTCCGCCGGATTATGTTTCCGGCGATGATGCGCTACGCGCTACCGGGAATTGGTAATAACTGGCAGGTTATTCTAAAGGCGACGGCGTTGGTTTCGCTGCTCGGCCTGGAAGACGTGGTGAAAGCAACGCAGCTTGCCGGGAAGAGTACCTGGGAACCGTTTTATTTTGCCGTGGTGTGCGGGGTTATCTATCTGGTGTTTACCACCGTGTCTAATGGTGTGCTGCTGTACCTTGAGCGCCGCTACTCCGTGGGTGTGAAGAGGGCTGACCTGTGA
- the hisJ gene encoding histidine ABC transporter substrate-binding protein HisJ: MKKLVLSLSLVLAFSSATAAFAAIPQKVRIGTDPTYAPFESKNAQGELVGFDIDLAKELCKRINTQCTFVENPLDALIPSLKAKKIDAIMSSLSITEKRQQEIAFTDKLYAADSRLVVAKDSAIQPTIESLKGKRVGVLQGTTQETFGNEHWAPKGIEIVSYQGQDNIYSDLTAGRIDAAFQDEVAASEGFLKQPVGKDYKFGGPSVKDEKLFGVGTGMGLRKDDNELREALNKAFAEMRADGTYEKLAKKYFDFDVYGG, encoded by the coding sequence ATGAAAAAACTGGTGTTGTCTCTTTCTCTGGTTCTGGCTTTCTCCAGTGCTACCGCAGCTTTTGCAGCTATTCCGCAAAAAGTGCGTATCGGTACCGATCCCACTTATGCTCCGTTTGAATCGAAAAATGCGCAGGGTGAATTGGTTGGTTTTGACATCGATCTGGCGAAAGAACTCTGCAAACGCATTAATACACAATGTACCTTCGTTGAAAACCCACTGGATGCGTTGATCCCTTCGTTAAAAGCGAAGAAAATCGACGCTATCATGTCTTCGCTTTCGATCACTGAAAAACGTCAGCAGGAAATCGCCTTTACCGACAAGCTCTATGCAGCAGACTCTCGTCTGGTGGTTGCTAAAGATTCCGCTATCCAGCCGACCATTGAGTCGCTGAAAGGCAAGCGTGTCGGTGTACTTCAGGGCACGACTCAGGAAACGTTCGGCAACGAACACTGGGCACCTAAAGGTATTGAAATTGTCTCCTATCAGGGGCAGGACAATATTTATTCTGACCTGACGGCTGGGCGTATTGACGCCGCGTTCCAGGATGAAGTTGCGGCCAGTGAAGGTTTCCTGAAGCAGCCAGTAGGCAAAGATTACAAATTCGGCGGCCCGTCTGTGAAAGATGAGAAGCTGTTCGGAGTAGGTACCGGCATGGGGCTGCGCAAAGACGATAACGAACTGCGCGAAGCACTGAATAAAGCGTTTGCAGAAATGCGCGCTGACGGGACTTACGAGAAGCTGGCGAAAAAGTACTTTGATTTTGATGTTTACGGCGGTTAA
- the folX gene encoding dihydroneopterin triphosphate 2'-epimerase gives MSQPDAIIRIKNLRLRTFIGIKEEEILNRQDIVINIAIHYPADKARSSEDINDALNYRTITKSIISHVESNRFSLLEKLTQDVLDIAREHHWVTYAEVEIDKLHALRYADSVSMTLSWQR, from the coding sequence ATGTCACAACCTGACGCGATTATTCGTATAAAAAACCTTCGTCTGCGCACTTTTATTGGCATCAAAGAAGAGGAGATCCTGAATCGCCAGGATATCGTCATTAACATCGCCATTCATTACCCAGCAGACAAAGCCCGATCCAGCGAAGATATCAACGATGCGTTGAATTATCGCACTATCACCAAGAGCATTATTTCGCACGTAGAAAGTAACCGCTTCTCATTATTGGAAAAATTAACCCAAGATGTGCTCGATATCGCACGTGAACATCACTGGGTCACTTATGCTGAAGTAGAGATCGATAAACTTCACGCATTACGCTACGCCGACTCCGTTTCTATGACGCTGAGCTGGCAGCGATAA
- a CDS encoding UbiX family flavin prenyltransferase, whose protein sequence is MKRLIIGISGASGAIYGVRLLQVLRDVSDVETHLVMSAAARQTLALETDLSVRDVQALANVNHDARDIAASISSGSFQTAGMVILPCSIKTLSGIVHSYTDGLLTRAADVVLKERRPLVLCVRETPLHLGHLRLMMQAAEIGAVIMPPVPAFYHRPQTLDDVINQTVNRVLDQFDITLPQDLFTRWQGA, encoded by the coding sequence GTGAAACGACTCATCATTGGTATTTCTGGCGCCAGCGGTGCAATTTATGGCGTGCGGCTGTTACAGGTTTTGCGTGACGTTTCCGATGTGGAAACCCATCTGGTGATGAGTGCGGCGGCGCGGCAGACGCTGGCGCTGGAAACGGATCTCTCTGTGCGCGACGTGCAGGCATTAGCCAATGTGAATCACGACGCGCGCGATATCGCCGCCAGTATTTCATCCGGTTCGTTCCAGACGGCAGGGATGGTCATTCTGCCCTGTTCAATTAAAACGCTTTCCGGCATTGTTCACAGTTACACCGATGGGCTGCTGACCCGGGCCGCAGACGTAGTGCTGAAAGAACGCCGTCCGCTGGTGCTGTGCGTGCGTGAAACGCCGCTACATTTAGGGCATTTGCGACTGATGATGCAGGCGGCAGAAATAGGCGCGGTGATTATGCCGCCAGTTCCGGCGTTTTATCATCGTCCTCAGACGCTTGATGATGTGATCAATCAAACAGTTAATCGCGTTCTCGACCAGTTCGACATCACGCTTCCGCAGGACTTGTTTACGCGCTGGCAGGGGGCATAA